The window TTTCCATTTCAGAAGAAGTGGGGGTCTCCAAGCCTGATCCCAAGATTTTTGAAATCACCCTCAATCGACTCGCACTCCAAGCCAACGAGGTTGTCATGGTTGGCGATTCCCTGGAAAGTGATATTCGAGGAGCGCAGGCGGCAGGGATACGAACGGTCTGGTTGAAACGACGTCCGGAGTTGCAGGGTCAGCTGCCGCCGGGAATCGCCGTTATCGAGAGCGACTTTTTGAAACACGAAGAATCGTTGGCCCGCATTCTCAATCATAGGGCCAAGGCAACGCCCGGAGATTAAAGCCGACCTTGCTAACAGTCTCGACTGCCGCCCGAGAATGAACAGAGGATCGAGCTACGAGCTTATTCGAAGCTGATATTGAGTCGGAACATCGGACCGTGAACTAGCCTGTCGTATGCGTGAGCGGTGATGATATCCCAGGGGAACTCACTCCCCGCGCAGAAGATCCCGACATCACCTTCGAGCCACAGTTCGTTGCCTGGGCGGATCATTCGCCGAATTCGTGCCCCGACGATGGGGTCGACTCAGTCGATGCGACCTGGACTCGCTTTGGCGGTCTCCTTTTTGACGTTGAAACCGTTGACATTCAATGTCTCGGTCGACTCAAACATCTGATTCCAATCGCGGGCGGCGCCGAACAGATCGATCGTGGTGGTGCCACTAGCCACTTTGCAATCTCATCGACTATGCCTAATTCAACGAGGGCCGGTTCGATGTCGAGGCCGACGCCAGCTGAGAGTGATTGGTCGGGCCCGGTATTGACGGCTGATTTTGAACGCCTGATACCCGCATACATCATTTCGGGAAATAACTCTAACCGGCCTTGCCGTATTTTCGTGTAACCCATGACAGGCATTTTGCTCGGGCTTTCCACGGTCTCAATCGGATTGGCATCGACCTCGATTGATCGACCGATAACTGTTTGCGTTCCTGTGCTCCAGGGTAGCCAAGTGTACGGGACTACATCAATGGTTCACCTGGTTTGTGGAGGTGGCGCGCAATCGTCGGTTGAACAGTCATCGCAGCTTGAATCGCAGTTGCCATTGGCGTGAGACTTGGGAGCAACGAATCCCAGGATCGATACGAACTCGAGAAGGCATGCTCAGATTTGTAATTCTATCAAATGAGCAGCAAGGTGTTCGATACTTGCTTTTGGGCAGCATGTTTTTGCTTCCCAAATACGCAGCCAGATGAACATAAAAAGATTTCTCGACGTCAAACGGTTTTCAGCGATGGACTCTCGATGTTTTGCACGTTGATGACGTTTCAGAGTATCGTCAATGGTCTGCTAGACGTTCGTTAAGGATCGTTCCGATCTGCTGCCCTGACTCTTTATTCAAAACATGTTCATGAAGTCCGGGGACTACTAAATATTCACATTTGGATTGAACGACATTTTGCCAATGATGATGTTCAATGGTGTGGGTAACGGCGAATTCTCGACTGTGTATCAAGGTTACAGGGCCGCTCATGACGCCGGGCCTGTAGGCGTTAGCAGCTTTCACGCTGGATGTAACATCTGCTTGCCCAAAATGCTCGCTCGCGAGAAAGCTTAAGTCGTTCCTGACTGTCGCGGTAAGTAGGTGTTGGAGGCGATAAACGAGGTAGGACCAACGGCGTCGTAATCGCGCAATCAGTGATTTCGGTTGCTGTATCGATTCTTGGGCCAGAAAAAGTGGCAGCTTTAGACATTGCTGCAACCGAACACCTAAAGTCAACAATCTTCCGAGCTCTGATTTGTGTTGGAAAGGTTTCGGGAATGGAGGATCGATCAAGACCAGAAGTCCAATCTCTTCGCCATCTTGTTGAAGTTGACGAGCAACCTCAAACATCAATAACCCGCCGAAACAATAGCCGCAAAGGTGGTAAGGTCCTTTGCGTTGAACTGCTCTTAAACCATCAATGATGGTTTTTGCAGCCTGTTCAATTGTTTGGTTTTTTTCTTCAGGAGCTTTGAGCCCATAAGTCGGTTGTGATTTGTCCAGGTAGGTCAACATGTGATTGTAGAGGTTAAACCCACCCACAATACTTTGGCCGACGAATAGCGGTGGTCGATTGCCATTGGGTTGAATTGGGCGTACTGTGGAACGGGTTGCGGTCGTAGAGAGATAGGGATTCGTAACCGTTGTCTGATCCGTCGCACCGTGGATTTGGGGAGATTCACTTTCCAAATGGGTGGATAACAGTCGAATGGTGTCATTTTCCCAGACTTCGTCAGCGGAAACATCTTGTCCGAGCATTTCGGCGAGTTCCCCTGCTATGTTGACGAGTGACAGCGAGTCGACGCCCAGTTCCAAAAAGCTGACGTCGGCGTCGAGAGACTCAGAGGGAACATTTAGGAGGTTTGCGATACGATTCTGTAGCCAATCATGGATGACTAAATCATTTGTCATTGGGTAGCATCTCCAAGCTGTTACTTCGATACATATCGCGACACTCTTGTCTTTGTTTTTTTCCACTGCTGGTCTTTGGTAGGGTGCGGGGTCGAACGAAAACAACCTCACTAATTGGAATGTCGGCGTGGCAACTTATCGCGGTCCTTATCTGTTGCTCCAGATCTCGAATCGCAGCGATCTCGGGATGACGTTCGTAGATCGCGACCACTAAGATGACACGTTCAGATCGCTCTCCCTGAACGCTAAAGGCGATGACACAACCTCTCAGTTTCGTTGCGTCCACCTGCTCGGCAATTGCTTCAAGGTCCTCTGGGTACAAATTTCTTCCATCCAGAATCATGATGTCCTTAACGCGTCCAGCAATGTACAATTCGCCATCGCAAACAAACCCAAGATCGCCGGTTGCGAGATACTGGTCAGGGTTATCCAATGGCTGTTGGCAGTAAGTCTGTTCGCTCACCTTGGAGTTGTTCCAATAACCGGGAGTCACACTGTCTCCTGAAACCCAAATCTCTCCCAAGCTGTTCGGAGGCAAGGGTTGGCGATTGTTTGGATCCACAATTTGTATCTTCGTTTTGTCCGCTGGTATGCCGCAGCTTACAAGGGCCTGGCCCGCAGGATCATCGATCACCTCGCCGTCTCGTAATGCTTCGCGACTCACGAATTTGAAGGTTGGTCGTTGATTCAGCGGTGTACTGCTTACCAATAAGGTTGACTCTGCCAGTCCATAGCATGGACGCATCGACTCAGCGGCAAAGCCACAAGAGGAAAAGCTTTCGATGAATAGCTCGATGGAAGAATCGCGAACCGTTTCAGCTCCGTTCCAGGCAACTCGCCAGGATGAAAGGTCGAGTTCAACTCGCTGATCGCTGTCGACTTTTTGACTGCAAAGGTCGTACGCAAAATTAGGAGCTGGCGAAATTGTCCCGCGATATTTTGAAATCGCTCGTAGCCATCGAGCGGGCTTCATGACGAATGCTTCCGGGCTCATGAATACAAATGGACAGCCGCAGAAGAGCGATACGAATAACCCTCCCACCAGACCCATGTCATGAAATAACGGTAACCAAGAGACAATGATGTCTTCTGGCCCACAGTCGGATGCCAAAGCGATGGCACGACAATTCGCAAGTAGGTTGTCATGAGTGACAATAACACCCTTCGGATCTTGGGTCGATCCTGATGTGTACTGTAGATAGGCGGTATCCGTATGGGGTGTCGGTTTTGAACATGGACCGCCCAAAGCCAACTGTTCACACGTTAATATCGAACACTGGTTGTTTTCTTCAAAGCTGGAAAATAATTGCGACCGTGCGGCCATGGTTGCTTCGGAGGTGATCATGGCGCACGCTTCCGCATTCTGCGCGACCCGCGTCAATCGGTTGTGGTGGCGTTTGGGGCGAGGAACGCTGAGTGGTATGGCAATCGCCCCAATCCACATACAGGCAAGCATGGCATGCAGGTAGCTGAGGCCAGCGGGGAGAACTATCTGAACCCGCTCACCCACAAGATTAAGACCTCTTAAGGCACCCGCCATGCACATCACGCTTTCTAGTAGCTCGCTGTAGGTCTGGATCGATTCTTGTTCCTCACCATCGATCAGAAAGCAGATTTGTTGACAGTCCGACGGGCTTTTCAAGTGACTGCGCAGCACATCGATAATGTTCTTTGAACAATTGTCCCTATTTGAATGTGATCGTAATGTTGGACGGGAGCGATGAAGCATGTCAGGTTTTTCTTAACGTGATTCCAATTGAATCATAAACGGTTGGCGCATCCGTAAGGAAAGGAGAGGGAGGAAATCTTCGGGTAAGGACGCCGCGCGGCGAAAACGGAATTGTTGAGCGAGAGTTGCGGCGACGATAACGGCTTCCAGCAGTGCGAAATGCTTGCCAATGCAGATGTGTCGGCCAGTTAGGAACGGAATAAAGGCGCGGTTGCTTTCTGAGCTCCGATGTTGGAATCTGTCTGGATCAAACTGATCCGGGTTGTTCCATGCATCGGGCCGCCGATGAATCACGAAAGGACTGACAACCACATTGCTGTTCGCTGGGATCAGGTAGCCACCGATTTCCATCTCTCGAATTGCCGTTCGAGAAATCA is drawn from Pirellulaceae bacterium and contains these coding sequences:
- a CDS encoding thioesterase domain-containing protein, which encodes MTNDLVIHDWLQNRIANLLNVPSESLDADVSFLELGVDSLSLVNIAGELAEMLGQDVSADEVWENDTIRLLSTHLESESPQIHGATDQTTVTNPYLSTTATRSTVRPIQPNGNRPPLFVGQSIVGGFNLYNHMLTYLDKSQPTYGLKAPEEKNQTIEQAAKTIIDGLRAVQRKGPYHLCGYCFGGLLMFEVARQLQQDGEEIGLLVLIDPPFPKPFQHKSELGRLLTLGVRLQQCLKLPLFLAQESIQQPKSLIARLRRRWSYLVYRLQHLLTATVRNDLSFLASEHFGQADVTSSVKAANAYRPGVMSGPVTLIHSREFAVTHTIEHHHWQNVVQSKCEYLVVPGLHEHVLNKESGQQIGTILNERLADH
- a CDS encoding fatty acyl-AMP ligase; this translates as MLRSHLKSPSDCQQICFLIDGEEQESIQTYSELLESVMCMAGALRGLNLVGERVQIVLPAGLSYLHAMLACMWIGAIAIPLSVPRPKRHHNRLTRVAQNAEACAMITSEATMAARSQLFSSFEENNQCSILTCEQLALGGPCSKPTPHTDTAYLQYTSGSTQDPKGVIVTHDNLLANCRAIALASDCGPEDIIVSWLPLFHDMGLVGGLFVSLFCGCPFVFMSPEAFVMKPARWLRAISKYRGTISPAPNFAYDLCSQKVDSDQRVELDLSSWRVAWNGAETVRDSSIELFIESFSSCGFAAESMRPCYGLAESTLLVSSTPLNQRPTFKFVSREALRDGEVIDDPAGQALVSCGIPADKTKIQIVDPNNRQPLPPNSLGEIWVSGDSVTPGYWNNSKVSEQTYCQQPLDNPDQYLATGDLGFVCDGELYIAGRVKDIMILDGRNLYPEDLEAIAEQVDATKLRGCVIAFSVQGERSERVILVVAIYERHPEIAAIRDLEQQIRTAISCHADIPISEVVFVRPRTLPKTSSGKKQRQECRDMYRSNSLEMLPNDK